One window of Mediterraneibacter gnavus ATCC 29149 genomic DNA carries:
- the trxB gene encoding thioredoxin-disulfide reductase translates to MYDIGIIGGGTAGLTAAIYGQRAGKRTLVIEGLNFGGQIVNSPKVENYPGLESISGSKYSMNLLNQAMKLGAETASERVKEVREENGIKIIVTDQKEYPCKAVILATGVAHRHLGIPQEEALAGSGVSYCATCDGAFFRGKDVAVIGGGNTALQDAEFLSNYCNKVYVVHRRDEFRGESNLVDVLKEKDNVEFVLDSIVKDIEGKFMVERLFLRNKKTGEDFHIPVSGVFVAIGQIPQNEIFDGLVRLDENGFILASEDCMTSHPGIFAAGDCRTKEVRQLTTAAADGSVAALAACKYLSMNF, encoded by the coding sequence ATGTATGATATTGGAATTATCGGAGGGGGGACAGCAGGTCTGACAGCAGCTATCTATGGACAGCGTGCAGGAAAACGGACTCTGGTGATCGAAGGACTGAATTTTGGAGGACAGATTGTAAATTCACCGAAAGTAGAGAATTATCCGGGATTGGAGAGTATCAGCGGAAGCAAGTATTCTATGAATCTGCTGAATCAGGCAATGAAGCTGGGAGCAGAGACTGCTTCCGAGCGTGTAAAAGAAGTACGTGAGGAAAACGGGATCAAAATCATCGTGACAGACCAGAAAGAATATCCATGTAAGGCCGTGATCCTTGCAACAGGAGTGGCTCACCGGCATCTGGGGATCCCACAGGAGGAGGCGCTTGCCGGTTCCGGCGTCTCTTATTGTGCGACCTGTGACGGCGCATTTTTCCGCGGGAAAGATGTAGCAGTGATCGGTGGAGGAAATACCGCTCTGCAGGATGCAGAATTCCTTTCGAATTACTGCAATAAAGTATATGTGGTACATCGCCGGGATGAATTCCGTGGGGAAAGCAATCTGGTAGACGTACTGAAAGAAAAAGACAATGTAGAGTTTGTTTTGGATTCCATAGTCAAAGATATTGAAGGCAAATTCATGGTAGAAAGATTGTTCCTGCGTAATAAAAAGACAGGAGAAGACTTCCATATTCCGGTATCCGGTGTTTTTGTAGCAATCGGTCAGATTCCGCAGAATGAAATCTTTGACGGTCTGGTACGCCTGGATGAAAATGGATTTATTCTGGCATCTGAGGACTGTATGACATCTCATCCGGGAATCTTTGCAGCCGGGGACTGCCGGACAAAAGAAGTGCGTCAGCTGACAACTGCAGCGGCAGATGGAAGTGTGGCGGCATTGGCGGCTTGTAAGTATCTGTCAATGAATTTTTAA
- a CDS encoding GGDEF domain-containing protein, with product MSENYKQRSILEIMNDVLGTIRDYYDSEYVYYIERDEEEILTIYEWCAEFVPWQRDKIKMLDKEQWPRWIRQDITDTTEADYSVSQPLEDGITAVLAAVGVHRGGCEISFMRSLLPYISQSILLQKMQKQQEYLSYHDDLTGLMNRNSFVRYMSDVQKKEHKSLGAVSVDINGLKNFNREFGHEYGDEVVIRVGEVLEEHFRSSLVFRMTGDEYLVAVEDATYDTFIKSVNDAHHKLDNISLGLVSVGYAWEKVDIDAEKLIGRAEGMMREEKQKYYKNLKKGHHEPIIKQDLLSDIENGNFIVCLVPKVDVDTEEVVGAEAVVRYHHKDLGIMNPGKYLTLLEETKLSHYLDLYVFEEVCKTLRRWESEDLPMIPIAVNFAGATLRQIDVAEKMTALIEKYHVSCEYLEVEVSESYSDMNQEMLAETSNKIRKSNVRVILDHFGAKESTVAILTIMEFDGLKIDKSIVTNIVGNGRSQSVAKAVTDACCQLGVPVSASGVETRDQLNVLKELGCSCVQGSLFNKPITIDTFEVRYLKG from the coding sequence ATGAGTGAGAATTATAAACAGCGTTCGATCCTGGAGATTATGAATGACGTGCTCGGTACGATACGCGATTACTACGATTCAGAATATGTGTATTATATCGAGAGAGATGAAGAAGAGATTCTTACAATCTATGAGTGGTGTGCTGAATTCGTGCCGTGGCAGCGGGATAAGATCAAGATGCTTGATAAAGAACAGTGGCCGCGGTGGATCCGACAGGATATCACGGATACGACAGAAGCAGACTACAGTGTTTCTCAGCCATTGGAAGATGGAATTACGGCAGTTCTTGCAGCGGTAGGGGTACACAGAGGCGGATGTGAGATTTCTTTTATGAGGTCTCTCCTTCCATATATTTCACAGTCTATTCTTTTGCAGAAGATGCAGAAGCAGCAGGAATATCTGAGTTATCATGATGATCTGACTGGTTTGATGAACCGGAACAGCTTCGTCAGATATATGTCGGACGTACAGAAAAAAGAGCACAAATCACTGGGAGCAGTATCTGTGGACATCAATGGATTGAAGAACTTTAACCGGGAATTTGGACATGAATATGGGGATGAGGTTGTAATCCGTGTAGGTGAAGTGCTGGAGGAGCATTTCCGCAGCTCTCTGGTGTTCCGAATGACCGGAGATGAGTATCTGGTAGCGGTAGAGGATGCGACATATGATACATTTATCAAGAGCGTGAACGATGCACATCATAAACTGGACAATATCAGTCTTGGACTGGTATCTGTCGGTTATGCCTGGGAGAAAGTGGATATTGATGCAGAAAAGCTGATCGGCCGCGCAGAAGGTATGATGCGTGAAGAGAAGCAGAAGTATTATAAGAATTTGAAAAAGGGGCATCATGAGCCTATCATCAAACAGGATCTGCTCAGCGATATAGAGAATGGCAATTTTATTGTCTGTCTGGTTCCGAAAGTGGATGTAGATACTGAGGAAGTAGTCGGAGCAGAAGCAGTGGTACGCTATCACCACAAAGATCTGGGTATTATGAATCCGGGAAAATATCTGACACTTCTGGAAGAGACCAAGCTGTCTCATTATCTGGATCTGTATGTGTTTGAAGAAGTATGTAAGACGCTGCGCAGATGGGAGTCGGAAGATTTGCCGATGATCCCAATCGCTGTAAATTTTGCGGGAGCAACGCTCAGACAGATAGATGTAGCAGAAAAAATGACAGCTCTGATCGAGAAGTATCATGTGTCCTGTGAGTATCTGGAAGTAGAAGTTTCAGAGTCTTACAGTGATATGAATCAGGAGATGCTTGCAGAGACGAGTAATAAGATTCGAAAGAGCAATGTGCGGGTGATTTTGGACCACTTCGGGGCAAAAGAATCCACAGTAGCGATTCTGACGATCATGGAATTTGACGGATTGAAGATAGATAAAAGTATCGTGACCAATATTGTAGGCAACGGCCGAAGCCAGAGTGTGGCAAAAGCAGTAACAGATGCCTGCTGTCAGCTGGGAGTACCGGTTTCAGCAAGTGGTGTGGAGACAAGAGACCAGCTGAATGTATTGAAAGAACTTGGCTGCAGCTGTGTACAGGGAAGCCTGTTTAACAAGCCGATCACGATTGATACATTTGAAGTCCGTTACCTGAAAGGATAA
- a CDS encoding 4'-phosphopantetheinyl transferase family protein, giving the protein MIRTWLADIRALYDEECYQKYFAALPAFRQEKARKLLFQKDRAQSAGAWLLLEEIRKRYKISDRAVYNLSHSGDYVLCSIDTDAREGVQLGCDIEKVQKARMELAKRFFCRSEYEDIFRCDSKEARAEKFCRYWVLKESFMKATRKGMALKMSSFEILLSNPPRLIKKPEEFEETYYYCEYPLEGFPYRIAVCSNDSELDSRIQMELKEIWQE; this is encoded by the coding sequence ATGATACGTACCTGGCTTGCAGATATCAGAGCACTGTATGATGAGGAATGTTATCAGAAATATTTTGCAGCACTTCCTGCGTTTCGACAAGAGAAAGCAAGGAAGCTGTTGTTTCAGAAAGACAGGGCTCAGAGTGCAGGGGCATGGCTTTTATTGGAGGAGATCAGAAAGCGGTACAAAATTTCCGACCGGGCAGTTTACAATCTTTCGCATTCCGGGGATTATGTGCTGTGCTCGATCGACACTGATGCAAGAGAGGGCGTACAGCTTGGATGTGATATTGAGAAAGTCCAAAAGGCCAGAATGGAGTTAGCAAAACGTTTTTTTTGCCGCAGTGAATATGAAGATATTTTCAGATGTGATTCAAAAGAGGCAAGAGCGGAAAAGTTCTGCAGATACTGGGTACTAAAAGAAAGTTTCATGAAAGCGACCAGAAAGGGAATGGCACTGAAGATGTCATCGTTTGAGATCCTGCTTTCGAATCCACCCAGGCTGATAAAAAAGCCGGAGGAGTTTGAAGAGACATATTATTATTGTGAGTACCCTCTGGAAGGATTTCCTTATCGAATCGCAGTCTGTTCGAACGATTCAGAGTTAGATTCTAGAATACAAATGGAGTTAAAAGAAATATGGCAAGAGTAA
- a CDS encoding M15 family metallopeptidase — MARVNRKAKKILITGMILGAAAGILLTFLAANSKMHDKNDEIKTVKAKYEKEAKSLKKQLKEAKNEQKEVNLQSNEWNLLLVNSSYPLAADYSPELTAVDDEDHKVDSRIVESVNKMLQDAKTAGMNLKIISAYRSYDDQKNVFNDTMQSWLSQGYSYLDSYDETKKSVAVPGTSEHATGLALDITSESNQTLDETQAQTQEQQWLMKNCQNYGFILRYPKDKTDITQYIYEPWHYRYVGEEAAKAIMEKGITLEEYLAQIQK, encoded by the coding sequence ATGGCAAGAGTAAATCGAAAAGCGAAAAAAATACTGATCACAGGGATGATCCTTGGAGCGGCAGCAGGGATTTTGCTCACATTTCTGGCAGCAAACAGCAAGATGCATGACAAAAATGATGAGATCAAAACTGTCAAGGCAAAGTATGAAAAAGAAGCGAAATCTTTGAAGAAGCAGCTGAAGGAAGCAAAGAATGAGCAAAAAGAAGTAAACCTGCAGTCAAATGAATGGAATCTGCTCCTGGTGAACAGTTCTTATCCGCTTGCAGCAGACTATTCACCGGAATTGACGGCTGTAGATGATGAAGATCATAAAGTAGACTCCCGGATTGTAGAGTCTGTAAATAAAATGCTTCAGGATGCGAAAACAGCGGGGATGAATCTGAAGATCATTTCAGCATACCGTTCGTATGATGATCAGAAGAATGTGTTCAATGATACCATGCAGTCATGGCTCAGTCAGGGATATTCGTATTTAGATTCTTACGATGAGACGAAAAAGTCTGTAGCAGTTCCGGGAACAAGTGAACATGCAACGGGGCTTGCACTGGATATCACATCTGAGTCGAACCAGACACTGGATGAGACACAGGCACAGACGCAAGAGCAGCAGTGGCTGATGAAGAACTGCCAGAATTATGGATTTATTCTGCGTTATCCGAAGGATAAGACAGATATAACCCAGTATATTTATGAGCCGTGGCATTACCGCTATGTGGGAGAAGAGGCTGCAAAGGCGATCATGGAAAAAGGAATTACGCTGGAAGAATATCTGGCACAGATACAAAAATAA
- a CDS encoding deoxyguanosinetriphosphate triphosphohydrolase — protein sequence MEWKTLLSEKRMRGSGKKQNAKKSDFRSEFEKDYHRIIGSASFRRLQDKTQVFPLDQSDFVRTRLTHSLEVSSLAKSLGQNIGEAILERGADQKFTRKMKEDISHILECAGLIHDIGNPPFGHFGELAIRDWFVRKLPELHYKRQTLDMILSPQMKEDFYHFEGNAQALRLVTRLHYLVDEYGMNLTYALLNTIIKYPVSSTQVHPDSGNIREKKMGYFLADEKIFEEITQETKTGNCRHPLTYILEAADDLAYKTADIEDAFVKGFLSYHAFKEELVCLNEQYPDSGFDGVLKLKELYQRGQEKGVQNPEAYAIKNWIIRAQGFLIDCATKGFMDHYEEIMAGTFQRDLFRGTFGEKLMECLGNIAYRYVFSSREIYRMEVKEAVILDFLMERMIQAVLYYDTDRELNAIDSRVLSFISDNYKKAYSYQAEGKSEAEKLYLRLLLVTDYVCGMTDSYAKRLYQDMNGII from the coding sequence ATGGAGTGGAAGACCTTATTATCTGAAAAGCGGATGCGGGGATCCGGAAAGAAACAGAATGCGAAAAAATCGGATTTCCGCAGTGAGTTTGAAAAGGACTATCATCGGATCATAGGAAGTGCGTCATTTCGGAGACTGCAGGATAAGACGCAGGTATTTCCTCTGGATCAGAGCGATTTTGTACGGACAAGACTGACGCATTCTCTGGAAGTGTCTTCTCTTGCCAAGTCGCTGGGACAGAATATCGGTGAAGCAATCCTGGAGCGTGGAGCGGATCAAAAGTTTACCCGGAAGATGAAGGAGGATATTTCTCATATTCTGGAATGTGCCGGGCTGATCCATGATATCGGCAATCCGCCGTTCGGGCATTTCGGGGAGCTGGCGATCCGGGACTGGTTTGTGCGGAAGCTTCCCGAACTGCATTATAAGAGACAGACTCTGGATATGATATTGAGTCCGCAGATGAAAGAGGACTTCTATCATTTTGAGGGAAATGCACAGGCACTCCGACTGGTAACGAGACTTCATTATCTGGTGGATGAGTACGGGATGAATCTGACCTATGCACTGCTCAATACGATTATAAAATATCCGGTTTCGTCCACACAGGTCCATCCGGATTCCGGGAATATCAGAGAAAAGAAGATGGGATATTTTCTGGCAGATGAGAAGATATTTGAGGAGATCACGCAGGAGACGAAGACAGGGAACTGCCGTCATCCTCTGACCTATATTCTTGAGGCTGCGGATGATCTGGCTTATAAGACGGCAGATATCGAAGATGCATTTGTAAAAGGATTTCTGTCGTATCATGCGTTTAAAGAAGAACTCGTATGTCTGAATGAGCAATATCCAGATTCCGGGTTTGACGGAGTTTTAAAGCTGAAAGAACTGTATCAGAGAGGTCAGGAAAAGGGTGTTCAAAATCCGGAGGCTTATGCCATCAAGAACTGGATCATTCGCGCGCAGGGATTTCTGATCGACTGTGCGACAAAAGGATTTATGGATCACTATGAAGAAATCATGGCAGGGACGTTTCAAAGAGATCTCTTTCGCGGTACCTTTGGAGAAAAACTGATGGAATGTCTCGGTAATATCGCATACCGGTATGTATTCTCCTCCAGAGAAATTTACCGGATGGAAGTCAAAGAAGCAGTGATCCTGGACTTTTTGATGGAGCGTATGATTCAGGCTGTTTTGTACTATGATACCGACAGGGAGTTAAATGCCATTGACAGCCGGGTATTGTCATTTATTTCAGATAACTATAAAAAGGCTTACAGTTATCAGGCAGAAGGAAAGAGCGAGGCAGAGAAGCTGTATCTCCGCCTGCTTCTGGTGACAGACTATGTCTGTGGGATGACAGACAGCTATGCAAAGCGCCTGTATCAGGATATGAACGGGATTATTTAA
- a CDS encoding DUF6128 domain-containing protein, giving the protein MTPGIYYFYEYQADKKIRNVGFLKLTQTFQSCHLQISIRQIPAASQEKLPLSMFFFEKDKPRKKTVAELPTQNQCVSCRVTLSEADFPPNLTLAKLHGFLLQTADGRYFAASTGNRPFSVNLLTDWMEPAPCQEPDSESESIPAPEPETPSVLAEEKMCEPPEETAQPCEPTSRIRKLSYEDLSSLQKPFWRLANNSFLLHGYHNYHHLLLLEEDGHQWLGVPGIYSPREAHAAELFGFPQFTREYHQKLALSEDECSTDKDFGYWCRCLK; this is encoded by the coding sequence ATGACACCCGGTATCTATTATTTCTATGAATATCAAGCGGACAAAAAAATTCGAAATGTAGGCTTTTTAAAACTGACGCAGACTTTTCAGTCCTGTCATCTCCAGATCTCCATCCGGCAGATTCCTGCTGCATCACAGGAAAAACTTCCTCTGTCCATGTTCTTTTTCGAGAAAGACAAACCCCGGAAAAAAACTGTGGCAGAGCTTCCCACACAAAATCAGTGTGTATCCTGTCGTGTCACACTTTCAGAAGCTGACTTTCCACCGAATCTGACATTAGCGAAGCTCCATGGTTTTCTTCTGCAAACCGCAGACGGCAGATATTTCGCCGCTTCTACAGGCAACCGGCCATTTTCTGTAAACCTTCTGACTGACTGGATGGAACCCGCCCCCTGCCAGGAGCCGGACTCGGAATCAGAATCTATACCGGCTCCAGAACCTGAAACCCCATCTGTCCTTGCAGAAGAAAAAATGTGCGAGCCGCCAGAAGAAACCGCACAACCTTGCGAACCGACTTCCCGCATACGCAAACTCAGTTATGAAGATCTCTCCTCCCTGCAAAAACCATTCTGGCGGCTTGCCAACAACAGCTTTCTGCTGCATGGATACCACAACTACCATCATCTTCTTTTACTGGAAGAAGACGGACATCAGTGGCTTGGTGTTCCCGGTATTTATTCTCCCCGTGAAGCACATGCTGCCGAGTTATTCGGATTTCCTCAGTTTACGAGAGAATACCATCAAAAACTGGCGCTCTCCGAAGACGAATGCAGCACGGATAAAGACTTCGGCTACTGGTGCCGCTGTCTTAAATAA
- the tadA gene encoding tRNA adenosine(34) deaminase TadA, with translation MNQDEKYMREAIRQAKKAYALEEVPIGCVIVYQDKIIGRGYNRRTVDKNTLAHAELQAIRKASKKMDDWRLEDCTMYVTLEPCQMCSGAIVQARIKRVVVGCMNPKAGCAGSILNLLDMKEFNHQVELTTGVLEEQCSGMMKQFFKELRQKQKDKKKKSE, from the coding sequence ATGAATCAGGATGAAAAATATATGCGGGAAGCGATCCGTCAGGCAAAAAAAGCATACGCTCTGGAGGAGGTTCCCATTGGCTGTGTGATCGTGTATCAGGATAAGATCATTGGACGCGGATATAACAGAAGGACAGTGGATAAGAACACACTGGCTCACGCGGAGCTGCAGGCGATCCGCAAAGCAAGCAAAAAAATGGATGACTGGCGATTGGAAGACTGCACCATGTATGTGACACTGGAGCCGTGCCAGATGTGTTCCGGAGCGATCGTGCAGGCGCGGATCAAACGGGTGGTAGTCGGGTGTATGAATCCCAAGGCGGGCTGCGCGGGTTCGATCCTGAATCTTCTGGATATGAAAGAGTTCAATCATCAGGTGGAACTGACAACGGGAGTTCTGGAAGAACAGTGCAGTGGGATGATGAAACAGTTTTTTAAGGAACTGCGTCAGAAACAAAAAGATAAAAAAAAGAAGTCTGAATAA